A single window of Solenopsis invicta isolate M01_SB chromosome 3, UNIL_Sinv_3.0, whole genome shotgun sequence DNA harbors:
- the LOC105205301 gene encoding uncharacterized protein DKFZp434B061-like translates to MEQLDALFTEPTNDEEFEALWSQVMTIVPPRQDLFPATADQPPTAPPPAAGPQGLPRMIQDATTRRPKRRGISVRAPPRELVEEAKQTGPRQCLVRTATAPRKDAPVIGVRVQRSSATNARKLAALLAEPPARPGIRQPPSSPPAGRKTATPARPTPPAVAPTAPPADATKPEQPEQRRKTSLVKLFGDTLSDLEEESTSTPAPNPHDQPPTAPAMLSTKATGPATARPVGTAPTRAPRTPSATPAIVPSTRDTPPSTPVRVREDLVIHVPYHAARISRVYKVRLATRRYTLRFDRAGRCHYVREFPA, encoded by the coding sequence ATGGAGCAACTAGACGCACTGTTCACGGAGCCTACCAACGATGAGGAGTTCGAGGCATTATGGTCCCAAGTTATGACCATAGTGCCTCCTCGCCAGGACTTATTCCCGGCGACGGCCGACCAACCGCCAACAGCGCCGCCTCCTGCCGCCGGCCCGCAAGGACTGCCCAGAATGATCCAGGACGCAACCACCAGGCGACCGAAGCGTCGGGGCATCAGCGTGCGAGCACCACCACGCGAACTAGTCGAGGAGGCTAAGCAAACCGGCCCCCGTCAGTGCCTCGTCCGAACCGCAACGGCACCAAGAAAGGACGCCCCGGTAATAGGGGTGCGGGTCCAGCGGTCCTCCGCCACCAACGCCCGGAAACTCGCCGCACTCCTGGCAGAACCTCCAGCGCGGCCGGGGATACGTCAACCGCCTTCGTCACCACCCGCAGGTCGGAAGACTGCGACACCGGCAAGACCAACACCGCCGGCTGTCGCCCCGACGGCGCCTCCAGCCGACGCTACCAAGCCGGAACAACCAGAGCAGCGGAGGAAAACCAGCTTAGTGAAGCTCTTTGGGGACACGCTCTCCGACCTAGAGGAGGAAAGCACCTCGACTCCGGCACCGAACCCGCACGACCAGCCACCAACCGCACCAGCAATGCTCTCCACCAAAGCTACGGGACCAGCAACCGCCCGACCAGTCGGCACAGCTCCAACCAGGGCACCGAGGACACCGTCAGCAACACCGGCCATCGTACCCTCCACGCGGGACACTCCCCCGTCCACACCAGTGCGAGTACGCGAGGATCTAGTAATCCATGTGCCGTATCACGCCGCGCGAATCTCGCGGGTGTACAAAGTGCGACTCGCGACTCGTCGGTACACGTTGCGCTTTGACCGCGCCGGCCGCTgccactacgtgcgggaattcccggcgtag